One segment of Brassica napus cultivar Da-Ae chromosome C3, Da-Ae, whole genome shotgun sequence DNA contains the following:
- the LOC106443742 gene encoding auxin-induced protein 15A, whose protein sequence is MPNKVTDMHFHREEEEDAGAIRRSSSRTPRGHFVVYVGTKLERFVVPTRFLKSPSFQNLLEKAAEEFGYAEAHPNKIVLPCDVSTFRSLVMFLTSHDK, encoded by the coding sequence aTGCCTAACAAGGTCACTGACATGCATTTCcaccgagaagaagaagaagatgctggAGCGATCAGAAGATCATCCTCAAGAACACCGAGAGGGCATTTCGTGGTTTACGTTGGTACGAAGTTGGAAAGATTTGTGGTCCCCACAAGGTTTCTGAAGAGCCCTTCGTTTCAGAATCTTCTAGAAAAGGCTGCCGAGGAGTTCGGTTACGCGGAGGCTCACCCTAATAAGATTGTCTTGCCCTGTGATGTCTCTACTTTCCGAAGTCTCGTCATGTTCCTGACTTCTCATGACAAGTAA